The following proteins come from a genomic window of Elusimicrobiota bacterium:
- a CDS encoding ABC transporter permease encodes MRRFSGPRALSVARKEIRHVRRDPFTLAMAVGVPVLLVVFFGYVLDFDVRDIRLRIVDRDNTPASRALAETFTASGYFKPHGPPAVSALRLLAEGRVKAAVFIEPGFAEDIARGIPARAQVVIDGADNQTAGVIAGYLDGVATVAARRLGADPPADLLRTRFLFNNELNSRWFVVTGLFVVVMGVLSILMTALTVAREWETGSMELLLSTPVRPLEMILGKLAPYLGLCLASTGLIYAAARLLFHVPFRGSLWFFLAANVLFLCCTLAQGLLISVLTRQQQLAMQFSNLTGLLPALLLSGFIFPVESMPAFFRILTWALPARHFMELCRGIILKGAGPLELARPALWLAGLAAALIGWASVKFKRDLEP; translated from the coding sequence GTGAGGAGGTTCTCCGGTCCCCGCGCGCTTTCGGTGGCGCGGAAGGAAATCCGCCACGTGCGGAGAGACCCCTTCACCCTCGCCATGGCCGTGGGCGTGCCGGTGTTGCTCGTGGTGTTTTTCGGTTACGTCTTGGACTTCGACGTGCGGGACATCCGCCTGCGGATCGTGGACCGCGACAACACCCCGGCCTCCCGCGCCCTCGCCGAGACTTTTACCGCGTCCGGTTATTTCAAACCCCACGGGCCTCCCGCGGTGTCGGCGCTCCGCTTGTTGGCGGAGGGCCGCGTCAAAGCGGCGGTTTTCATCGAGCCCGGATTCGCCGAGGACATCGCCCGCGGAATCCCCGCCCGGGCGCAGGTGGTCATTGACGGCGCGGACAACCAGACCGCCGGCGTCATCGCGGGTTATCTCGACGGGGTCGCAACCGTCGCCGCCCGCCGGCTTGGGGCCGACCCGCCGGCCGACCTTCTGCGGACGCGCTTTCTGTTCAACAACGAACTCAACAGCCGCTGGTTCGTGGTGACGGGGTTGTTTGTGGTGGTGATGGGGGTGTTGTCGATCTTGATGACGGCGCTCACGGTGGCGCGCGAATGGGAAACCGGGTCCATGGAGCTCCTCCTGTCCACGCCCGTGCGCCCCCTGGAGATGATTCTTGGAAAACTGGCGCCTTACCTCGGCCTGTGTCTGGCGAGCACGGGGTTGATCTACGCCGCCGCGCGGCTCCTGTTCCACGTACCGTTTCGAGGGAGCCTGTGGTTTTTTCTGGCGGCCAATGTGTTGTTCCTGTGCTGCACCCTGGCCCAGGGGCTTCTGATTTCGGTCCTCACGCGCCAGCAACAATTGGCGATGCAGTTTTCCAATCTCACGGGGCTGTTGCCGGCCCTGCTCCTTTCCGGATTCATTTTCCCCGTTGAAAGCATGCCGGCGTTTTTCCGGATTCTCACCTGGGCCCTGCCGGCCCGGCACTTCATGGAATTGTGCCGGGGCATCATTTTGAAAGGCGCCGGCCCCTTGGAATTGGCGCGGCCCGCGCTCTGGCTGGCGGGTCTGGCGGCCGCGCTTATCGGATGGGCCAGCGTCAAGTTCAAAAGGGACCTCGAACCGTGA
- a CDS encoding OmpA family protein, translating into MKNRWMLLLALGLFGAGVNAGDATGRLGLGGAGGWSGAIAPKDAKQLTDEDTFASGWLRFGVAPKTELVLSYDALGLDYDDTTFNRSEARPLTLGVWQSFGEGAWKPFLTVGLGAAELRRLDLKTETAFAAQGGAGLELFLARWLSVGAIGRLHWVGKQKEDYGIEATIWSAGLMGNVFFGGQGGVPAPAPVVEAKPAPAPVPAPVVIADADGDGVADALDKCPNTAVGTPVNADGCPRDSDNDGVIDALDKCPDTGAGVLVNAEGCPAEKVTVSLSVKFDSGKSDVKPDYESQIATVAEFMKRFPNTTVVIEGHTDNVGSAAGNKALSQKRADAVRAYLVEKLGVDAGRISARGFGPAQPLADNATLEGRAVNRRVVAAISAMKL; encoded by the coding sequence ATGAAAAACCGATGGATGCTTTTGTTGGCTTTGGGGCTGTTCGGCGCGGGGGTCAACGCCGGCGACGCCACGGGCCGTTTGGGTTTGGGCGGCGCGGGGGGCTGGTCCGGCGCGATCGCCCCGAAGGACGCGAAACAATTGACCGACGAAGACACCTTCGCCTCGGGCTGGCTGCGCTTCGGCGTGGCGCCCAAGACGGAATTGGTCTTGAGCTACGACGCTCTCGGGCTGGATTACGACGACACAACCTTTAACCGGTCGGAGGCCCGTCCCTTGACCCTCGGCGTTTGGCAATCCTTCGGTGAAGGGGCCTGGAAGCCCTTCCTCACGGTGGGTCTCGGCGCGGCGGAACTGCGCCGGCTCGACCTGAAAACCGAAACGGCTTTTGCCGCCCAGGGCGGCGCCGGTCTGGAATTGTTCCTGGCGCGTTGGTTGAGCGTCGGGGCCATCGGCCGCCTCCATTGGGTTGGCAAACAAAAAGAGGATTACGGCATCGAGGCGACCATTTGGTCCGCCGGCTTGATGGGGAACGTCTTTTTCGGCGGTCAGGGCGGCGTCCCCGCTCCGGCCCCGGTGGTCGAAGCGAAACCGGCCCCCGCGCCGGTTCCGGCGCCTGTCGTCATCGCTGACGCCGACGGCGACGGCGTGGCCGATGCCCTCGACAAATGCCCGAACACCGCCGTCGGCACCCCGGTCAACGCCGACGGTTGCCCGCGCGATTCGGACAACGACGGCGTGATCGACGCTCTCGACAAATGCCCGGACACCGGCGCCGGCGTTCTGGTCAACGCCGAAGGCTGCCCCGCGGAGAAAGTGACGGTTTCCCTCAGCGTTAAGTTCGATTCCGGGAAGTCGGACGTCAAACCCGACTACGAATCCCAAATCGCCACGGTGGCGGAGTTCATGAAACGCTTCCCCAACACCACCGTGGTGATCGAAGGCCACACCGACAACGTGGGCTCGGCCGCGGGCAACAAGGCGCTCTCGCAGAAACGCGCCGATGCCGTTCGCGCTTATTTGGTGGAGAAGCTTGGCGTGGACGCCGGGCGCATCAGCGCCCGGGGGTTCGGCCCGGCCCAGCCCCTGGCCGACAACGCCACCCTCGAGGGCCGCGCCGTTAACCGCCGCGTGGTCGCCGCGATCTCGGCGATGAAGCTGTAA
- the groL gene encoding chaperonin GroEL (60 kDa chaperone family; promotes refolding of misfolded polypeptides especially under stressful conditions; forms two stacked rings of heptamers to form a barrel-shaped 14mer; ends can be capped by GroES; misfolded proteins enter the barrel where they are refolded when GroES binds), producing MAKQIKYSDDARKAIKAGVDKLSDAVKITLGPKGRNVVLDKKFGSPTITNDGVTVAKDIELEDPFENMGAQLVREVSSKTNDVAGDGTTTAVVLAQGIIAEGFRNITAGANPTHIKRGIDKAVEAVVNELKKNAKKINIDAKAKSEITQIATISASDEEIGKQIAEAILKVGKDGVITVEEGKTSTTLVRTVEGMQFDRGYISPYFVTDAERMEGVLEEPLIIITDKKVSAMNDLLPVLEKIVQQGKPFLIIAEDVEGEALATLVVNKLQGRLRCAAVKAPGFGDRRKEMLEDIATLTGGQVVTEEKGFKLDKAGIDMLGRATRVVVDKENTTIVGGQGDEKAIKGRIAQIKKQIEETTSDYDKEKLQERLAKLSGGVAVIEVGAATETEMKNKKFKVEDAMHATRAGVEEGIVAGGGVALLRAQKILEGVKAIDQDEQTGINIIRRVLEDPLRAIAENAGVDGSIVIDKVRTNSDQNYGYNAESNEYGDLIKMGVVDPVKVTRFALQNAASVAGLLLTTDVLITDIPEKKPAAPAMPGGMGGGDF from the coding sequence ATGGCAAAACAAATCAAATATTCGGACGACGCGCGCAAGGCCATCAAGGCCGGCGTGGACAAACTGTCCGACGCGGTGAAAATCACCCTCGGCCCCAAGGGCCGCAACGTGGTGCTGGACAAGAAATTCGGCTCGCCGACGATCACCAACGACGGCGTGACGGTGGCCAAAGACATTGAGCTTGAGGACCCCTTCGAGAACATGGGCGCCCAGCTCGTTCGCGAAGTGAGCTCCAAAACCAACGACGTGGCCGGCGACGGCACCACGACCGCGGTCGTGCTCGCCCAGGGCATCATCGCCGAAGGCTTCCGCAACATCACGGCGGGCGCCAACCCCACCCACATCAAACGCGGCATCGACAAAGCCGTCGAAGCGGTCGTGAACGAACTGAAGAAGAACGCCAAAAAGATCAACATCGACGCCAAGGCCAAGAGCGAAATCACCCAGATCGCGACGATCTCCGCCTCCGACGAGGAAATCGGCAAGCAGATCGCCGAAGCCATTCTCAAGGTCGGCAAAGACGGCGTGATCACCGTGGAAGAGGGCAAAACCTCCACCACCCTGGTGCGCACCGTCGAGGGCATGCAGTTCGATCGCGGCTACATCTCGCCCTACTTCGTGACCGACGCGGAGAGGATGGAGGGCGTGTTGGAAGAACCGCTCATCATCATCACCGACAAGAAAGTTTCGGCCATGAACGACCTCCTGCCCGTTTTGGAGAAGATCGTCCAACAGGGCAAACCGTTCCTCATCATCGCCGAAGACGTCGAAGGCGAAGCCCTGGCGACGCTCGTGGTCAACAAGCTTCAGGGGCGCCTGCGTTGCGCCGCCGTCAAGGCCCCCGGTTTCGGCGACCGCCGCAAAGAGATGCTCGAGGACATCGCCACCCTCACGGGCGGCCAGGTGGTCACCGAGGAAAAAGGCTTCAAGCTCGACAAGGCCGGCATCGACATGCTGGGCCGCGCCACCCGCGTGGTCGTGGACAAAGAGAACACCACGATCGTGGGCGGCCAGGGCGACGAGAAGGCCATCAAGGGCCGCATCGCCCAAATCAAGAAACAAATTGAAGAGACGACCTCGGACTACGACAAGGAGAAGCTCCAGGAACGCCTGGCGAAACTCTCCGGCGGCGTGGCCGTGATCGAAGTGGGCGCGGCGACCGAGACCGAGATGAAGAACAAGAAATTCAAGGTCGAGGACGCCATGCACGCCACCCGCGCCGGTGTGGAAGAAGGCATCGTGGCCGGCGGCGGCGTGGCCCTTCTGCGCGCGCAGAAAATCCTGGAGGGCGTGAAGGCCATCGATCAGGACGAACAAACCGGCATCAACATCATTCGCCGCGTTCTGGAGGACCCTCTCCGCGCCATCGCCGAAAACGCGGGCGTGGACGGTTCCATCGTGATCGACAAAGTCCGCACCAACAGCGACCAAAACTACGGCTACAACGCCGAATCCAACGAATACGGCGACCTCATTAAAATGGGGGTTGTGGACCCGGTCAAAGTCACGCGTTTCGCGCTTCAAAACGCGGCCAGCGTGGCCGGCCTGCTCCTGACCACCGACGTGCTCATCACGGACATCCCGGAAAAGAAACCGGCGGCGCCCGCGATGCCTGGGGGAATGGGCGGGGGAGACTTCTAA
- a CDS encoding DUF481 domain-containing protein: MKRLLCIATIATLVGGVLRAAESPVKNWKDTAQFSFLDANGNTESTTLGASNLFTWTRNKWTLLLPAGALNTKSNGVRTAEQYYAGEKVEYKLDDRNYLFERYQWERNVFAGFAHRHDLSGGVGREWLQTKTDTFLTELGAGYINEQRVASERVTFAVGRGYAKYAHKLSATADFSQDAEYLHNFKESKDYRFNAESALTAVLTTRLSLKVSYGLKFRNTPPPSFGKTDTLTAVSLIVNY, from the coding sequence ATGAAAAGATTGCTTTGCATCGCCACAATCGCGACCCTCGTCGGCGGCGTTCTCCGGGCAGCGGAATCCCCTGTTAAAAATTGGAAAGACACGGCCCAGTTTAGTTTCCTGGACGCCAATGGGAACACCGAATCCACCACGCTGGGCGCCTCCAACCTGTTCACCTGGACGCGAAACAAATGGACCCTGCTGCTGCCCGCCGGAGCCCTCAACACCAAGAGCAACGGCGTGCGCACGGCCGAACAATATTACGCCGGCGAAAAGGTCGAGTACAAGCTGGACGACCGGAATTACCTGTTCGAACGGTACCAATGGGAACGTAACGTGTTCGCGGGCTTCGCCCACCGGCACGATCTCTCGGGTGGCGTGGGCCGGGAATGGCTCCAAACCAAGACCGACACTTTCCTCACGGAATTGGGCGCGGGTTACATCAACGAACAACGCGTGGCCTCGGAGCGGGTCACCTTTGCGGTTGGTCGGGGCTACGCCAAGTACGCGCACAAGCTGTCGGCCACGGCGGATTTCAGCCAGGACGCCGAATACCTGCACAACTTCAAGGAAAGCAAGGATTACCGCTTCAACGCGGAATCGGCGCTGACCGCGGTGTTGACCACGCGGTTGTCTTTAAAGGTGTCCTACGGCCTCAAGTTCCGCAACACCCCGCCGCCGTCCTTCGGCAAAACCGATACGTTGACGGCGGTTTCGCTCATCGTCAACTACTGA
- a CDS encoding ABC transporter permease, with protein MNATLVGFVRKEFRQALRDRRMRVVIFVIPVVQMTLFGLALSNEVKNVRLSVQAPPADRLMDDLRKGAWGSGWFRPAPDQGDPVRLLETGRADAVLIAPGGGASRARERGDGRAQLVVDGTNALRARAIDGYVHALLRRASDETPPPVVAFDVRTLYNPTLATAVYLVPGVMGLILGLITILLTSMSLAREREMGTLETLLAAPVPRWEIFLGKTLPFVLLGLADVPLLVGFAHLVFGVPVRGPLWALALNAGAFVVTMVATGTLISTFAKNQQQAMMGGFLFLFPAILLSGVMAPVENFPLWAKPLAWLNPIQYFVSLNRQVMLRGAVGPLFWSEWAVLCALGVVIALWAAARLNPDLR; from the coding sequence GTGAACGCCACGCTCGTCGGTTTCGTTCGCAAGGAATTCCGGCAGGCCCTGCGCGACAGGCGGATGCGGGTCGTCATCTTCGTGATCCCCGTCGTGCAGATGACCCTGTTCGGCCTCGCGCTGTCGAACGAAGTCAAAAACGTGCGGCTCTCGGTGCAGGCGCCCCCGGCGGACCGTCTGATGGACGATCTGCGGAAGGGCGCTTGGGGTTCGGGGTGGTTTCGGCCCGCGCCCGACCAGGGGGATCCGGTGCGCTTGTTGGAGACGGGTCGCGCGGACGCCGTGTTGATCGCCCCGGGCGGGGGCGCGAGCCGCGCGCGGGAGCGCGGGGACGGGCGCGCTCAACTGGTGGTGGACGGCACGAACGCCCTCCGCGCGCGGGCCATCGACGGCTATGTCCACGCCCTGCTGCGGCGGGCCTCGGACGAAACGCCCCCGCCGGTCGTGGCGTTCGATGTCCGCACGCTCTACAACCCGACCCTCGCCACCGCGGTTTATCTGGTGCCCGGGGTGATGGGCCTCATCCTCGGCCTCATCACGATTCTTTTGACCAGCATGTCGCTCGCCCGCGAACGCGAAATGGGCACGCTGGAGACCCTGCTGGCCGCGCCTGTGCCCCGGTGGGAAATATTCCTCGGGAAAACCCTCCCTTTTGTTCTGTTGGGCCTGGCCGATGTGCCGCTTTTGGTGGGGTTCGCCCACCTGGTCTTCGGCGTGCCGGTGCGCGGTCCGCTGTGGGCCCTGGCTTTGAACGCGGGCGCCTTTGTGGTAACGATGGTGGCCACGGGAACGCTCATCTCCACTTTCGCCAAAAATCAGCAACAGGCCATGATGGGCGGTTTTTTATTTCTCTTCCCCGCGATCCTATTGTCCGGCGTGATGGCCCCGGTGGAGAATTTCCCCCTGTGGGCCAAACCCCTCGCGTGGCTCAACCCCATCCAGTATTTCGTGTCGCTAAACCGCCAAGTGATGTTGCGCGGCGCCGTCGGGCCGTTGTTCTGGTCGGAATGGGCGGTGCTTTGCGCCCTCGGCGTCGTGATCGCCCTTTGGGCGGCCGCGCGGTTGAACCCGGATTTGCGGTAG
- the groES gene encoding co-chaperone GroES: MAEAVLSKVKIRPLGDRVLVKPLEKEKQERGGLIIPDTAKEKPQEGEIIAAGKGKMSDDGKLIPMDVKAGDKILYGKYSGTEIKIDGDEHLIMHQDDILGVLEAK; this comes from the coding sequence ATGGCTGAAGCGGTTCTCTCCAAAGTAAAGATTCGCCCCCTGGGCGACCGGGTGCTCGTGAAGCCCCTGGAAAAAGAAAAACAGGAACGCGGCGGCTTGATCATTCCCGACACCGCCAAGGAAAAACCCCAGGAAGGCGAAATCATCGCCGCCGGCAAGGGGAAGATGTCGGACGACGGCAAGCTCATCCCCATGGACGTGAAAGCCGGCGACAAGATCCTTTACGGAAAATATTCCGGCACGGAAATTAAAATTGACGGCGACGAGCACCTGATCATGCATCAGGACGACATTCTCGGCGTTTTGGAAGCGAAATAA
- a CDS encoding DUF4912 domain-containing protein, whose translation MTSHLNAPSSGPAPRPAPPPSAGPLPHDYGVTRLVLLPRDPRWMHTYWEVAPYTWEEVRRQFGDAIDRGRSVLRLHADHGTQKQSFDVDIAIEARNWYVFSPRGDGHWHAELGLVLPDGRFVLLAISNTIRLPAGQVSDQVDEKWGVLKAEWERLFELSGGGRLGAGSLDIAKMLAQRWELMRGISSFSGIPTSPGGASWGRPPVRHKGFWLVADCEVVVYGATEPDATVTFQGRPVTLNPDGTFSFRFAFPDGEQAFPIQATNHDGDLSRFIEFKVQRQTRKGQE comes from the coding sequence ATGACATCCCATTTGAACGCTCCGTCGTCCGGCCCCGCGCCGCGGCCCGCCCCGCCCCCGTCGGCGGGGCCCCTCCCGCACGATTACGGCGTCACCCGTTTGGTTCTCCTTCCCCGCGATCCCCGTTGGATGCACACGTATTGGGAAGTGGCGCCCTACACGTGGGAGGAAGTGCGCCGCCAATTCGGCGACGCGATCGACCGGGGCCGTTCCGTCCTGCGTTTGCACGCCGACCACGGAACCCAAAAACAATCTTTCGATGTGGACATCGCCATCGAGGCGCGCAACTGGTACGTGTTTTCCCCCCGGGGCGACGGCCACTGGCACGCCGAATTGGGTCTGGTGCTGCCCGATGGTCGGTTTGTGCTGCTCGCGATCTCCAACACCATCCGGTTGCCCGCCGGGCAGGTGTCGGACCAAGTGGACGAAAAATGGGGCGTTCTCAAGGCCGAGTGGGAACGTCTGTTTGAATTGTCCGGCGGCGGCCGTCTGGGCGCGGGGTCCCTCGACATCGCCAAGATGCTCGCCCAACGCTGGGAGCTCATGCGCGGCATTTCCTCGTTTTCGGGCATCCCCACCTCCCCGGGCGGCGCCAGCTGGGGCCGCCCCCCGGTGCGTCACAAAGGGTTCTGGTTGGTCGCCGATTGCGAGGTCGTTGTGTACGGCGCCACGGAGCCCGACGCCACGGTCACTTTCCAGGGCCGCCCCGTGACGCTGAACCCCGACGGCACCTTTTCGTTCCGCTTCGCCTTCCCGGACGGGGAGCAGGCCTTCCCCATCCAGGCCACCAACCACGACGGGGACCTGTCCCGCTTCATCGAATTCAAAGTCCAACGGCAAACGCGCAAGGGGCAGGAGTAA
- a CDS encoding DUF1957 domain-containing protein has product MGDPQGYLNLVLHAHLPYVRHPEYPDFLEEDWLYEAITETYVPILDMMERLAGENVHFRLTMSLTPPLCNMLADELLMRRYRAKLEKLLELAEKEIVRARSLPSAFQETAEMYRTKFRRVRDIFDGCGGRILTRFKALQDAGLLEIITCGATHGYLPLMIHEESRRAQIRIASQDYQRHFGRPPRGIWLAECAYAPGVDRYLKENGITFSFLDSHGILFGKPRPRYGVFAPIFSQGGVGFFGRDMETAHQVWSAEQGYPGDFNYREFYRDVGYDLDYNYIRPYLHDDGVRRNIGVKYHRVTGRVALADKEPYMPHRARETAAAHAGNFLFNRERQVEYLKGVMNRPPVVTSVYDAELFGHWWFEGPDFLEFLLRKTHYDQDRVKTITPMEYLHKFPEQQIVEPEPSSWGDKGYHEVWLNASNDWIYPHLHIAAERMIRLANIHANAEGLLKRYLNQAARELLLAQSSDWAFLMTVGTARQYSEKRTRDHMGRFLDLYHRVQENRLDEGFLTNLESIDNIFPTIDYRAYQSAH; this is encoded by the coding sequence ATGGGCGACCCCCAGGGGTACCTTAACCTCGTTCTTCACGCGCACCTGCCCTACGTGCGCCATCCGGAATACCCCGACTTCCTCGAAGAGGATTGGCTTTACGAGGCCATCACCGAAACCTACGTCCCGATCCTGGACATGATGGAACGCCTCGCCGGGGAAAACGTCCACTTCCGGCTCACGATGTCCCTCACGCCGCCCCTGTGCAACATGCTGGCGGACGAACTTTTGATGCGGCGATACCGGGCCAAACTCGAAAAACTCCTGGAGTTGGCCGAAAAAGAAATCGTCCGCGCGCGGAGCCTGCCGTCCGCGTTTCAAGAGACGGCCGAGATGTACCGGACGAAATTCCGTCGGGTGCGCGACATCTTCGACGGTTGCGGCGGCCGGATCCTCACCCGTTTCAAGGCCCTGCAGGACGCGGGTCTGTTGGAAATCATCACCTGCGGCGCCACCCACGGTTATCTGCCTCTCATGATCCACGAGGAGTCCCGCCGCGCCCAGATCCGGATCGCGTCCCAGGACTACCAACGCCATTTCGGCCGCCCGCCCCGGGGCATTTGGCTGGCCGAATGCGCCTACGCCCCCGGCGTGGACCGGTACCTCAAAGAAAACGGCATCACGTTCTCTTTCTTGGACAGCCACGGCATTCTGTTCGGGAAACCCCGCCCCCGCTACGGCGTTTTCGCCCCCATTTTTTCCCAGGGCGGCGTGGGATTTTTCGGCCGGGACATGGAAACGGCCCACCAGGTGTGGTCCGCCGAGCAGGGCTACCCCGGGGACTTCAATTACCGCGAGTTCTACCGGGACGTGGGCTACGACCTTGACTATAACTATATTCGTCCTTATCTCCACGACGACGGGGTGCGGCGGAACATCGGGGTCAAATACCATCGGGTGACGGGCCGCGTGGCCCTGGCCGACAAAGAGCCCTACATGCCCCACCGGGCGCGGGAAACGGCCGCCGCCCACGCCGGGAACTTCCTTTTCAACCGCGAACGCCAGGTGGAGTACTTGAAAGGCGTCATGAACCGGCCTCCCGTGGTGACCTCCGTGTACGACGCGGAACTGTTCGGTCATTGGTGGTTCGAAGGGCCCGATTTCCTCGAGTTTCTCCTCCGCAAAACCCATTACGATCAGGACCGGGTCAAGACCATCACCCCCATGGAATACCTCCACAAGTTTCCCGAACAGCAAATCGTCGAGCCGGAGCCCTCCAGCTGGGGGGACAAGGGCTACCACGAAGTGTGGCTGAACGCCTCGAACGATTGGATCTACCCTCATTTGCACATCGCGGCCGAGCGCATGATCCGCTTGGCCAACATCCACGCCAACGCCGAGGGGCTGCTGAAGCGCTACTTGAACCAAGCGGCCCGGGAACTCCTTCTGGCCCAATCCTCCGACTGGGCTTTCTTGATGACCGTGGGGACGGCCCGCCAATATTCCGAAAAGCGCACCCGCGACCACATGGGCCGGTTCCTGGACCTCTACCACCGCGTCCAGGAAAATCGTTTGGACGAAGGGTTTTTGACGAACCTGGAATCCATCGACAACATCTTCCCCACCATCGATTACCGCGCCTACCAAAGCGCGCATTGA
- a CDS encoding OmpA family protein has translation MVRKLFLLAALCVSLAGPLRAQDREGRWGLGGAVGAGDFLSPKGLGRATDPDAAAGAWLRRGASAKTEWLLAFDNLSGAGDASTPGARLHALSGGVRRFLGDAEGGSPFVDLGGGIGFGRGLSSTRRRTSAPVARAALGFERPWGESLALSVQGQYVQTWGDSRFTRDAGAYSATAGLTWFFHCDGYIPPKAPPAPVAAPKPIPPPDADGDDVPDARDECPNTPAGTPVDGVGCPRDSDGDGVTDDKDRCPNTPRGALINEEGCPVERVSVTLEINFDSGRDAVKPSFEPELKRLAEFLKRFPETTTVIEGHTDNVGRPAANRALSQKRADAVRNHLLFKFGVTADRVSAKGFGPDSPVANNATPDGRAANRRVVATVSAIKKK, from the coding sequence ATGGTTCGAAAGCTCTTTCTTCTGGCGGCGTTGTGCGTTTCGTTGGCCGGGCCCCTCCGGGCCCAGGACCGGGAAGGCCGTTGGGGCCTCGGCGGCGCGGTCGGCGCCGGCGATTTCCTCTCGCCCAAAGGCCTCGGCCGCGCCACCGACCCCGATGCGGCGGCGGGGGCCTGGTTGCGCCGGGGCGCCTCGGCCAAAACCGAATGGCTGCTCGCTTTTGACAACCTGTCCGGGGCGGGCGACGCCTCCACCCCCGGCGCCCGCCTCCACGCTCTTTCCGGCGGTGTGCGCCGATTCCTGGGGGACGCGGAGGGCGGATCGCCCTTTGTGGACCTGGGCGGGGGCATCGGTTTTGGCCGCGGTCTGTCCTCGACCCGGCGCCGGACCTCGGCGCCCGTCGCCCGGGCGGCCCTTGGGTTTGAGCGCCCCTGGGGCGAGTCCCTGGCGCTGTCCGTGCAGGGACAGTATGTTCAAACCTGGGGCGACAGCCGCTTCACCCGCGACGCGGGCGCCTACAGCGCCACCGCCGGTTTGACTTGGTTCTTCCATTGCGACGGTTACATCCCGCCGAAAGCGCCCCCGGCTCCGGTCGCCGCGCCCAAACCGATTCCGCCGCCCGACGCGGACGGCGACGACGTGCCCGACGCCCGCGACGAATGCCCCAACACCCCCGCCGGCACGCCGGTGGACGGCGTGGGCTGTCCCCGCGATTCGGACGGGGACGGCGTGACGGACGACAAAGACCGATGCCCCAACACCCCCCGCGGCGCCCTCATCAACGAGGAGGGATGCCCCGTGGAGCGCGTGAGCGTGACGCTGGAAATCAATTTCGATTCCGGCAGGGACGCGGTGAAGCCCTCCTTCGAACCGGAACTCAAGAGGCTTGCGGAATTTCTGAAACGTTTTCCCGAAACGACCACGGTCATCGAGGGCCACACCGACAATGTCGGCCGGCCCGCCGCCAACCGCGCGCTGTCGCAAAAGCGCGCGGACGCGGTGCGCAATCATCTTCTCTTCAAATTCGGGGTGACCGCGGATCGTGTTTCGGCGAAAGGGTTTGGGCCGGACTCGCCCGTGGCGAACAACGCCACGCCCGATGGCCGCGCGGCCAACCGCCGCGTGGTGGCGACGGTCAGCGCGATCAAGAAAAAATAA
- the mscL gene encoding large-conductance mechanosensitive channel protein MscL, with amino-acid sequence MGMIQEFKQFALRGNVVDMAVGVIIGGAFGKIVTSLVGDVLMPVIGILLGGVDFKNLAYTIEEATETAPAVLLRYGVFLSAVVDFLIISFSIFIAIKIANKIARIPIASTAVPK; translated from the coding sequence ATGGGCATGATTCAAGAGTTCAAGCAGTTCGCGCTTCGGGGGAACGTGGTGGACATGGCGGTCGGTGTGATCATCGGCGGCGCCTTCGGCAAGATCGTGACGTCCCTGGTGGGCGACGTGCTCATGCCGGTCATCGGAATTTTGCTGGGCGGCGTGGATTTCAAAAATCTGGCCTACACCATTGAAGAAGCCACGGAAACCGCTCCGGCGGTTCTCTTGCGCTACGGGGTGTTCCTCTCGGCGGTGGTCGACTTCTTGATCATCTCGTTCTCTATTTTCATCGCCATCAAGATCGCCAACAAGATCGCCCGCATCCCCATCGCCTCGACCGCGGTCCCCAAATAA